From Rhododendron vialii isolate Sample 1 chromosome 10a, ASM3025357v1, the proteins below share one genomic window:
- the LOC131304060 gene encoding GDSL esterase/lipase At5g37690-like translates to MAILRIELTILMIVGIVALASSESLVTYIFGDSLTEVGNNNYMQYSLAKSNFPYYGIDYPGGQPTGRFTNGRTIGDIISAKLGIPSPPAYLSLAPNADALLKGVNYASGGAGILNDTGLYFIQRLSFDDQIKNFEKTREAIKMKLGGDQAAEKFCNEAMYFIGIGSNDYVNNYLQPFLADAQQYTHDEFVGLLISTLEQQLVRLHQLGARKMVFHGLGPLGCIPSQRVKSRNGQCLNQVNQWILQFNSKVQNLMASLNRHLPDAQLTFADTYKSVLDLINNPTTYGFKISNTSCCNVDTSVGGLCLPNSKLCKNRADYVFWDAFHPSDAANAILAEKFFSTLFPNSNSSAPAPAPSH, encoded by the exons atggctatTTTAAGGATAGAACTCACAATCTTGATGATTGTGGGGATTGTGGCTTTGGCTTCATCAGAATCTCTTGTCACATACATCTTTGGTGACTCCTTGACTGAAGTGGGCAACAACAATTACATGCAGTACTCACTCGCAAAATCGAATTTTCCCTACTACGGTATCGACTATCCTGGCGGACAGCCCACCGGGAGGTTCACAAATGGAAGGACAATCGGCGATATAATAT CTGCAAAACTTGGGATTCCATCACCACCGGCTTATCTTTCCTTAGCACCAAATGCGGATGCATTACTTAAAGGGGTCAATTACGCTTCCGGTGGAGCAGGAATTCTCAACGACACCGGGCTTTATTTC ATTCAGAGGTTGTCCTTTGATGATCAAATAAAGAATTTTGAGAAGACAAGGGAAGCAATCAAGATGAAATTGGGTGGAGACCAAGCTGCAGAAAAATTCTGCAATGAAGCCATGTACTTCATTGGAATTG GTAGCAATGACTATGTCAACAACTACTTGCAGCCATTTTTAGCAGACGCGCAGCAATATACCCATGACGAGTTTGTGGGACTTTTAATTTCAACCTTAGAGCAACAACTTGTG AGACTCCATCAACtgggagcaagaaagatggtaTTCCACGGGCTTGGTCCCTTGGGCTGCATCCCTTCCCAAAGGGTGAAATCAAGGAATGGGCAGTGCCTGAATCAAGTGAACCAATGGATTCTGCAGTTCAATTCCAAAGTCCAGAATCTGATGGCATCCTTGAATCGACACCTTCCCGATGCACAACTAACATTTGCAGACACTTACAAATCAGTTCTGGATTTGATAAACAACCCTACCACCTACG GGTTTAAGATCTCCAACACATCCTGCTGCAATGTTGACACGAGCGTTGGAGGGCTATGCTTGCCTAACTCAAAGTTGTGCAAAAACCGGGCCGACTACGTTTTTTGGGATGCGTTCCACCCTTCTGATGCTGCGAATGCAATTCTTGCTGAAAAATTCTTCTCCACCTTATTTCCGAATTCGAATTCATCGGCGCCCGCACCAGCACCCTCTCATTGA
- the LOC131304059 gene encoding coniferyl alcohol acyltransferase-like produces MGVKGDFTVVVTKKEVVATVLPMQEHWLPMSNLDLLLPPVDVGVFFCYKKTPEEDNLLTFGSMCCVLKKALALVLVSYYPFAGEIVQNTVGEPEILCNNRGVDFIEAFADVDLCHLDLYNPDESVEGKLVPKKKQGVLCVQVTELKCGGLVVACTFDHRVADAYSTNMFLVSWAETARSIPLSVRPSFRRSLLYPRRPGLYSCSLNHLYIPISALPPPPEPEHPLVDHLISRIYYISADNLTRLQLLASANGAHKTKLETFCAFLWKLVAAGVTERGQFCKLGIVVDGRIRLSEGKIDKSKLFSSYFGNVLSIPYGEKPVRVLTNQPLSSTADLVHEFLKSAVTKDHFLDLVDWVEAQRPEPVLARIYAGGEEGSNGPALVVSSGQRFPVSKVEFGWGKPVFGSYHFPWGGESGYVMPMPSPVGNGDWVVYMHLMEGQVELIEREGGDVFRPLTFDYLEGN; encoded by the exons atggGTGTAAAAGGTGACTTCACGGTGGTGGTTACCAAGAAAGAGGTGGTGGCGACGGTGCTGCCAATGCAAGAGCATTGGCTACCAATGTCCAACCTGGACTTGCTGTTGCCACCGGTGGACGTGGGAGTTTTCTTTTGTTACAAAAAGACCCCAGAGGAGGACAACTTATTAACATTTGGGTCCATGTGCTGTGTCTTGAAGAAGGCCTTGGCCCTGGTTCTGGTTTCCTACTACCCATTTGCTGGGGAGATAGTCCAGAACACTGTGGGTGAGCCTGAGATTCTCTGTAATAACAGAGGAGTTGATTTCATTGAGGCCTTTGCTGACGTGGACCTCTGTCATCTTGACTTGTATAATCCTGATGAGAGTGTTGAAGGCAAGTTGGTGCCTAAGAAGAAGCAAGGGGTGCTTTGTGTTCAG GTGACAGAACTCAAATGCGGCGGACTGGTGGTGGCATGCACATTTGATCACCGGGTGGCCGACGCATACTCCACCAACATGTTTCTTGTCTCATGGGCCGAGACGGCTCGATCAATACCACTTTCTGTTCGCCCATCATTTCGCCGATCGCTTCTCTACCCCCGTCGCCCAGGACTCTATTCATGCTCCCTAAATCACCTCTACATCCCTATCTCTGCCTTGCCGCCACCACCAGAACCCGAACATCCCCTCGTAGACCACCTCATAAGCCGCATTTACTACATCTCCGCCGACAACCTCACCCGCCTCCAGTTACTCGCAAGCGCCAATGGAGCCCACAAGACTAAGCTGGAGACATTTTGTGCCTTTTTATGGAAACTAGTCGCCGCAGGAGTAACAGAAAGAGGGCAATTTTGTAAACTAGGAATTGTGGTGGATGGACGGATAAGATTGAGCGAAGGAAAGATCGACAAGTCGAAACTCTTCAGTTCGTACTTTGGAAACGTCTTGTCAATTCCATACGGGGAAAAGCCAGTTCGTGTATTAACCAACCAGCCGTTGAGTTCAACGGCCGATTTGGTTCATGAGTTTCTAAAAAGTGCTGTTACCAAGGACCACTTCTTGGATTTAGTTGATTGGGTGGAGGCCCAAAGGCCCGAGCCAGTACTGGCTCGGATTTATGCAGGCGGGGAGGAAGGGTCCAATGGGCCGGCTCTGGTGGTTTCATCGGGCCAGCGGTTTCCGGTTTCAAAAGTGGAGTTCGGGTGGGGGAAGCCGGTGTTCGGGTCGTACCATTTTCCGTGGGGCGGCGAATCAGGTTATGTGATGCCGATGCCGAGTCCGGTGGGGAATGGTGATTGGGTTGTGTATATGCATTTGATGGAAGGGCAGGTGGAGttgatagagagagaagggggcgATGTGTTTAGGCCcttgacttttgattatcttGAGGGTAATTAA
- the LOC131304058 gene encoding uncharacterized protein LOC131304058 yields MSVTCGVECVVVLGCLRWAWKRCTYIGSYDSATWTDATAEEFEPVPRVCRVILAAYEDDLSNPNYPPAGGYKMNPDWVIKRVTYEQTQGHAPPYLIYADHDNREIVLAIRGLNLVKDSDYKLLLNNRLGMQKFDGGYVHYGLLKSATWLLNEESETLRRLWVENGSQYRLIFAGHSLGSGVAALVTVIVVNHLDRLGGIPRSSVRCYAVAPARCMSLNLAVKYADVIHSVILQDDFLPRTATPLEDIFKSIFCLPCLLFFVCLRDTFIPEGRKLRDPRRLYAPGRIYHIVERKFCRCGRFPPEVRTAIPVDGRFEHIVLSCNTTSDHGIVWIEKESEKALDNMRERNSAVTTPPKVQKIERFQSLQQEHKDALERAVSLNIPHAVTTPEEEEPSTSKEQNVECDDSESFEIEGTVKSQPCGGRTNWNMVVEKLLKKDESGELLFEKDAVASK; encoded by the exons ATGTCAGTAACCTGCGGGGTAGAGTGCGTGGTAGTGCTCGGCTGCCTCCGGTGGGCCTGGAAACGGTGCACCTACATCGGCTCCTACGACAGCGCCACGTGGACCGACGCCACCGCGGAGGAGTTCGAGCCCGTGCCACGCGTCTGCCGCGTCATCCTCGCCGCCTACGAGGACGACCTGAGCAACCCCAACTACCCGCCCGCGGGCGGGTACAAGATGAACCCCGATTGGGTCATCAAGCGCGTGACGTACGAGCAGACCCAGGGCCACGCGCCGCCGTACCTCATTTATGCCGATCATGATAATCGCGAGATTGTTCTTGCTATCCGTGGTCTCAATTTGGTTAAAGACAGTGATTACAAGCTACTACTCAATAATCGGTTAG GTATGCAGAAGTTCGATGGTGGGTACGTTCACTATGGGCTATTGAAATCTGCAACTTGGTTGTTGAATGAGGAGTCAGAGACGCTCCGGCGATTGTGGGTCGAAAACGGGTCCCAATACAGGTTGATTTTTGCCGGGCACTCATTGGGGTCTGGCGTTGCCGCCTTGGTGACAGTGATTGTAGTGAACCATCTGGATCGGCTGGGCGGGATACCAAGGAGCAGTGTGCGGTGTTATGCGGTGGCGCCAGCCCGGTGTATGTCGCTCAATTTGGCGGTGAAGTATGCCGATGTTATACATTCTGTGATATTACAG GATGatttcttaccaagaacagcaaCCCCTTTGGAAGATATATTCAAATCAATCTTCTG CTTGCCCTgcttgttattttttgtttgcttgaGAGATACCTTCATACCAGAAGGTAGGAAGCTTAGAGATCCTAGAAGACTGTATGCACCCGGAAGAATATATCATATTGtagaaagaaaattttgcag ATGTGGGAGATTTCCTCCAGAGGTTAGAACTGCCATCCCAGTCGATGGAAGATTTGAACACATTGTCTTATCGTGCAATACTACATCAGATCATGGAATTGTTTGGATAGAAAAAGAATCAGAGAAAGCTCTCGAT AATATGAGGGAGAGGAATTCTGCGGTCACAACTCCcccaaaagtacaaaaaattgaGAGGTTCCAATCATTAcaacaagaacacaaggatgCTTTGGAAAGAGCTGTTAGTCTGAACATACCTCATGCTGTGACTACCCCCGAAGAGGAAGAACCCTCGACAAGCAAGGAACAGAATGTAGAATGCGACGATTCTGAGTCTTTTGAAATCGAAGGCACAGTTAAGTCTCAACCCTGTGGCGGAAGAACTAACTGGAATATGGTGGTTGAAAAGCTCTTAAAGAAAGATGAGTCAGGAGAACTACTATTTGAGAAAGATGCAGTTGCTTCAAAGTAA